Proteins from a genomic interval of Zingiber officinale cultivar Zhangliang chromosome 1B, Zo_v1.1, whole genome shotgun sequence:
- the LOC121974356 gene encoding OVARIAN TUMOR DOMAIN-containing deubiquitinating enzyme 4-like, whose protein sequence is MFGYMMPLWLSKSHSSSLYSQTSMFQQRKTAVSLYKASLSSSLGSKGYRCRHPVSLLSKHEGGFNDQSLDTSMHLSRRQFHIGLTTRCRRMKLSISLPSYERFSRVTWNNRQIAWGVGGVSLGLYLSFTTFGPAYAEASMGRARGNDSSANSYGKNVYTDYSITGIPGDGRCLFRSVVHGACLRSGKRLPDEKLQRELADDLREKVADEFVKRRAETEWFVEGDFDTYVSQIRKPHVWGGEPELFMASHVLQMPITVYMVDDDAGGLISIAEYGQEYGKENPIRVLYHGFGHYDALQFPGGKVSKSRL, encoded by the exons ATGTTTGGCTACATGATGCCTTTGTGGCTAAGCAAATCCCACTCCTCTAGTCTATACTCTCAAACTAGCATGTTTCAACAAAGAAAAACAGCTGTGTCCTTGTACAAGGCATCACTTTCTTCCTCTCTCGGTTCTAAAGGATACAGATGTAGGCATCCTGTTTCATTACTTTCCAAACATGAAGGAGGTTTCAATGACCAATCCTTGGATACCTCAATGCATTTATCTAGGCGACAATTTCATATTGGGTTAACAACAAGGTGTCGGAGAATGAAGTTGAGCATATCTCTTCCATCCTATGAGAGGTTTTCGAGGGTCACATGGAATAATCGACAGATAGCATGGGGAGTAGGAGGTGTTTCTCTAGGACTCTATTTGTCATTTACAACTTTTGGGCCTGCCTATGCTGAAGCTTCAATGGGAAGAGCTAGAGGGAATGATTCAAGTGCTAACTCTTATGGGAAAAATGTTTATACAGATTATTCCATAACAG GTATCCCAGGAGATGGACGATGCTTATTCCGCTCAGTGGTGCATGGAGCATGTCTCAGATCTGGCAAGCGACTACCTGATgagaaacttcagagagaattAGCAGATGATTTGAGGGAAAAA GTTGCAGATGAATTTGTTAAGAGGCGTGCAGAGACAGAATG GTTTGTTGAAGGCGACTTTGATACCTATGTCTCTCAAATTAGAAAGCCACATGTGTGGGGAGGTGAGCCTGAGTTGTTCATGGCATCACATGTTCTTCA AATGCCAATCACAGTTTACATGGTCGATGACGATGCTGGTGGTTTAATATCAATAGCCGAGTACGGACAAGAATATGGGAAGGAAAATCCAATTCGAGTTCTTTACCATGGCTTTGGTCATTATGATGCTCTACAATTTCCTGGAGGGAAAGTTTCAAAGTCAAGACTATAG
- the LOC121974365 gene encoding receptor protein kinase-like protein ZAR1, producing MAEIFLLPFLTSIVFFHFPVSGLTTDGLALLALKAAVSADPSAALSSWSEFDANPCGWAGVACSRRGRVAGIVLPDRALNGYLPSELSLLSALRKLELPGNRLSGPIPAALGHLHALVELDLSNNNLSGPIPPQLGRLASLARLDLSSNRLAGHLPPAIAGIPHLSGVLNLSFNLLSGSIPQAFGSILASVSLDLSQNNLSGEIPRMGSLVSQGPTAFAGNPGLCGFPLKNPCPAPKQDAKIPKPNPSLSLNTGGAPAPRGAARSERRGTTLGTVPILTGIVVVAILSIAFLQWHFCCRSAVADSKMTRKSGAIDDTCLDGSEERRRSGREAEVYAVVEEGFGLELEELLRASAYVVGKSRSGIVYKVVVERDGSAVAVRRLGLAEGATGNEWRRRRRTFETEAAAIGRAKHPNVVRLLAYYHAPDEHLLVYDYIPNGTLHDALHGGPKNPMAPAALSWATRLAILRGTARGLAYLHEMSPRRHAHGGIASSKILLDDDHRPYISGYGVARLLAPKKQAAVGEAAQKADVYAFGLVVLEAATGRTAGAGAEVEAWVRAAFLEERPLSEVVDPALLQEVEAKQEVLAVFHVALACTARDPDLRPRIRAVADSLDRVGVNAGSGGGESVSHPV from the exons ATGGCAGAGATCTTTTTGTTGCCCTTTCTCACTTCCATCGTCTTCTTCCACTTCCCCGTCTCCGGTTTGACCACCGACGGCCTCGCTCTTCTCGCTCTCAAGGCTGCCGTCTCCGCCGATCCCTCCGCCGCGCTCTCTTCGTGGTCCGAGTTTGACGCCAACCCCTGCGGCTGGGCAGGCGTGGCCTGCAGCCGGCGCGGCCGCGTCGCCGGCATCGTCCTCCCTGACCGCGCCCTCAACGGCTACCTTCCTTCCGAGCTCTCACTCCTCTCCGCCCTCCGCAAGCTCGAGCTTCCGGGAAACCGCCTCTCCGGTCCTATCCCCGCCGCGCTCGGCCACCTCCACGCTCTCGTCGAGCTCGATCTGTCTAACAATAACCTCTCCGGCCCGATCCCGCCCCAGCTCGGCCGGCTCGCTTCTCTTGCCCGCCTCGATCTCTCCTCTAACCGCCTCGCCGGCCATCTTCCTCCTGCCATCGCCGGTATACCCCATCTATCCGGCGTGCTAAATCTCTCCTTCAACCTTCTTTCCGGCAGCATTCCGCAGGCGTTCGGCAGCATTCTGGCGTCTGTCAGCCTGGATCTCAGCCAGAACAACCTCTCGGGCGAGATCCCAAGGATGGGGTCGCTCGTGAGCCAGGGACCGACAGCCTTCGCCGGAAACCCCGGCCTCTGTGGGTTCCCGCTGAAGAATCCTTGCCCAGCGCCGAAGCAGGATGCCAAGATCCCCAAACCTAACCCTAGCCTCAGCCTAAACACTGGCGGCGCCCCCGCCCCCCGTGGCGCCGCCAGATCGGAGCGGCGAGGGACTACCCTCGGAACGGTTCCTATCCTCACCGGTATCGTCGTCGTCGCCATCTTGTCGATTGCTTTTCTCCAATGGCACTTCTGTTGCCGGAGCGCCGTCGCGGACAGCAAGATGACAAGAAAGAGTGGTGCCATCGACGATACATGTCTTGACGGCTCGGAGGAGCGGCGGCGGAGTGGGCGCGAGGCGGAGGTGTACGCAGTGGTGGAGGAGGGTTTCGGTCTGGAGCTGGAGGAGCTGCTCCGGGCGTCGGCGTACGTGGTGGGGAAAAGTCGGAGCGGGATCGTGTACAAGGTGGTGGTCGAGCGGGACGGATCGGCCGTGGCAGTGCGCCGCCTTGGCCTAGCGGAGGGAGCTACCGGCAACgaatggcggcggcggcggcgaacgTTCGAGACGGAGGCGGCCGCCATCGGCCGCGCGAAGCACCCCAACGTCGTCCGCCTCCTCGCCTACTACCACGCCCCCGACGAGCACCTCCTCGTCTACGACTACATCCCCAACGGCACCCTTCACGACGCTCTCCACG GCGGGCCGAAGAATCCGATGGCTCCGGCGGCACTTTCTTGGGCGACGAGGCTGGCGATACTGCGAGGGACGGCGAGGGGCCTGGCGTACCTCCACGAGATGAGCCCCCGGAGGCACGCCCACGGCGGAATCGCCTCCTCGAAGATCCTCCTCGACGACGACCACCGGCCGTACATCTCCGGTTACGGTGTCGCCCGGCTGTTGGCGCCGAAGAAGCAGGCCGCGGTTGGAGAGGCGGCGCAGAAGGCGGACGTATACGCGTTCGGGCTGGTGGTGCTGGAGGCAGCGACGGGGCGGACGGCGGGGGCGGGGGCGGAGGTGGAGGCGTGGGTGCGGGCGGCGTTCCTGGAGGAGCGGCCGTTGTCGGAGGTGGTAGACCCGGCGCTGCTACAGGAGGTGGAAGCGAAGCAGGAGGTGCTGGCGGTGTTCCACGTGGCGCTCGCGTGCACGGCCAGGGACCCGGACCTGCGGCCCCGCATTCGGGCAGTGGCCGATAGCCTCGACCGTGTCGGCGTCAATGCCGGCTCCGGCGGCGGCGAGTCTGTCAGTCATCCTGTTTGA
- the LOC121974372 gene encoding bZIP transcription factor TGA10-like isoform X2, which produces MADEADETINSSNQLQQRQQNMISSFAATLLPSSSSSSAQSMHGSFSMKSKETGVYDLGELDQSLFMYLNGQDHLASPQEHRQTLNIFPSRPMHEHPSTKGGLGLASQRSGGSQKSSELDMNTTNIKDDSPSVSERGKDIKASVIKEGSRKGTSTEHEGPKIPDPKILRRLAQNREAARKSRLRKKAYIQQLESSRIKLTQLEHELQRARTQGLLLGGGAVLGDQGLPTSISGLSSEAAMFDMEYLRWLDEQQRATCELRAVVQEHLPDSELQMFVDSCLAHLCQLTQLKGLIIKSDVFHLISGTWLTPAERCFMWIAGFRPSDLIKMVLRHIEPLTEQQIMGVCVLQQSAQETEEALSHGLEALSHSVSNAIASGELSCTLNVNVADYMGQMAVAMDKLAAIEGFVRQAENLRQQTLQRLQEMLTTRQMARSLLAVAEYFHRLRALSSLWLSRPRQQDYNS; this is translated from the exons ATGGCGGACGAGGCCGACGAGACCATCAACTCCAGCAACCAACTGCAGCAGCGCCAGCAGAACATGATCTCCTCCTTCGCTGCCACGCTTCTTCCTTCGTCTTCATCCTCCTCAGCGCAATCGATGCACGGAAGCTTTTCCAT GAAAAGCAAGGAGACTGGAGTTTATGACCTAGGAGAGTTGGATCAATCTCTATTCATGTACTTAAATGGGCAAGATCATTTAGCATCACCTCAAGAACACAGAC AGACGCTGAACATTTTTCCTTCTCGGCCCATGCATGAACACCCTTCCACCAAG GGTGGATTAGGCTTGGCTTCTCAAAGAAGTGGTGGCTCCCAAAAATCCTCAGAGTTGGACATGAACACCACCAACATTAAAGATGATTCTCCATCTGTGTCTGAGCGTGGAAAGGACATCAAAGCATCAGTGATCAAG GAAGGGAGCAGGAAAGGCACAAGCACTGAACACGAAGGACCAAAGATACCAGACCCTAAG ATATTAAGAAGGCTTGCACAGAATAGGGAGGCCGCTAGGAAAAGTAGGCTTAGAAAAAAG GCTTATATACAGCAACTAGAGAGCAGCAGGATCAAACTTACTCAGCTTGAACATGAGCTTCAAAGAGCTAGAACTCAA GGTTTGCTGTTGGGTGGAGGAGCTGTCCTGGGGGACCAAGGACTTCCTACAAGCATAAGTGGTCTCAGCTCAG AAGCCGCCATGTTCGACATGGAGTACTTGCGATGGCTGGATGAGCAACAACGGGCGACGTGCGAGCTCCGGGCAGTGGTGCAGGAGCACCTGCCGGACTCAGAGCTGCAGATGTTCGTCGACAGCTGCCTCGCGCACCTCTGCCAGTTGACGCAACTCAAGGGTCTGATCATCAAGTCCGACGTCTTCCACCTCATCTCTGGCACCTGGCTGACCCCTGCCGAGCGCTGCTTCATGTGGATCGCCGGATTCCGCCCGTCCGACCTCATCAAG ATGGTGCTGAGGCACATCGAGCCGTTGACGGAGCAGCAGATAATGGGAGTCTGCGTGCTGCAGCAGTCGGCGCAGGAGACGGAGGAGGCGCTGAGCCATGGCCTCGAGGCCCTCAGCCACTCCGTCTCCAACGCCATTGCCTCCGGCGAGTTGAGTTGCACCCTCAACGTCAACGTGGCCGACTACATGGGGCAGATGGCCGTCGCCATGGACAAGCTCGCTGCCATCGAAGGCTTCGTAAGACAA GCCGAGAATTTGAGGCAGCAGACTCTGCAGAGGCTTCAAGAGATGTTGACGACGAGGCAGATGGCACGAAGTTTGCTGGCCGTCGCCGAGTACTTCCATCGGCTTCGAGCACTCAGCTCGCTGTGGCTTTCTCGACCAAGGCAGCAAGACTACAACTCATGA
- the LOC121974372 gene encoding bZIP transcription factor TGA10-like isoform X3 has product MHGSFSMKSKETGVYDLGELDQSLFMYLNGQDHLASPQEHRQTLNIFPSRPMHEHPSTKGGLGLASQRSGGSQKSSELDMNTTNIKDDSPSVSERGKDIKASVIKKEGSRKGTSTEHEGPKIPDPKILRRLAQNREAARKSRLRKKAYIQQLESSRIKLTQLEHELQRARTQGLLLGGGAVLGDQGLPTSISGLSSEAAMFDMEYLRWLDEQQRATCELRAVVQEHLPDSELQMFVDSCLAHLCQLTQLKGLIIKSDVFHLISGTWLTPAERCFMWIAGFRPSDLIKMVLRHIEPLTEQQIMGVCVLQQSAQETEEALSHGLEALSHSVSNAIASGELSCTLNVNVADYMGQMAVAMDKLAAIEGFVRQAENLRQQTLQRLQEMLTTRQMARSLLAVAEYFHRLRALSSLWLSRPRQQDYNS; this is encoded by the exons ATGCACGGAAGCTTTTCCAT GAAAAGCAAGGAGACTGGAGTTTATGACCTAGGAGAGTTGGATCAATCTCTATTCATGTACTTAAATGGGCAAGATCATTTAGCATCACCTCAAGAACACAGAC AGACGCTGAACATTTTTCCTTCTCGGCCCATGCATGAACACCCTTCCACCAAG GGTGGATTAGGCTTGGCTTCTCAAAGAAGTGGTGGCTCCCAAAAATCCTCAGAGTTGGACATGAACACCACCAACATTAAAGATGATTCTCCATCTGTGTCTGAGCGTGGAAAGGACATCAAAGCATCAGTGATCAAG AAGGAAGGGAGCAGGAAAGGCACAAGCACTGAACACGAAGGACCAAAGATACCAGACCCTAAG ATATTAAGAAGGCTTGCACAGAATAGGGAGGCCGCTAGGAAAAGTAGGCTTAGAAAAAAG GCTTATATACAGCAACTAGAGAGCAGCAGGATCAAACTTACTCAGCTTGAACATGAGCTTCAAAGAGCTAGAACTCAA GGTTTGCTGTTGGGTGGAGGAGCTGTCCTGGGGGACCAAGGACTTCCTACAAGCATAAGTGGTCTCAGCTCAG AAGCCGCCATGTTCGACATGGAGTACTTGCGATGGCTGGATGAGCAACAACGGGCGACGTGCGAGCTCCGGGCAGTGGTGCAGGAGCACCTGCCGGACTCAGAGCTGCAGATGTTCGTCGACAGCTGCCTCGCGCACCTCTGCCAGTTGACGCAACTCAAGGGTCTGATCATCAAGTCCGACGTCTTCCACCTCATCTCTGGCACCTGGCTGACCCCTGCCGAGCGCTGCTTCATGTGGATCGCCGGATTCCGCCCGTCCGACCTCATCAAG ATGGTGCTGAGGCACATCGAGCCGTTGACGGAGCAGCAGATAATGGGAGTCTGCGTGCTGCAGCAGTCGGCGCAGGAGACGGAGGAGGCGCTGAGCCATGGCCTCGAGGCCCTCAGCCACTCCGTCTCCAACGCCATTGCCTCCGGCGAGTTGAGTTGCACCCTCAACGTCAACGTGGCCGACTACATGGGGCAGATGGCCGTCGCCATGGACAAGCTCGCTGCCATCGAAGGCTTCGTAAGACAA GCCGAGAATTTGAGGCAGCAGACTCTGCAGAGGCTTCAAGAGATGTTGACGACGAGGCAGATGGCACGAAGTTTGCTGGCCGTCGCCGAGTACTTCCATCGGCTTCGAGCACTCAGCTCGCTGTGGCTTTCTCGACCAAGGCAGCAAGACTACAACTCATGA
- the LOC121974372 gene encoding bZIP transcription factor TGA10-like isoform X1, with product MADEADETINSSNQLQQRQQNMISSFAATLLPSSSSSSAQSMHGSFSMKSKETGVYDLGELDQSLFMYLNGQDHLASPQEHRQTLNIFPSRPMHEHPSTKGGLGLASQRSGGSQKSSELDMNTTNIKDDSPSVSERGKDIKASVIKKEGSRKGTSTEHEGPKIPDPKILRRLAQNREAARKSRLRKKAYIQQLESSRIKLTQLEHELQRARTQGLLLGGGAVLGDQGLPTSISGLSSEAAMFDMEYLRWLDEQQRATCELRAVVQEHLPDSELQMFVDSCLAHLCQLTQLKGLIIKSDVFHLISGTWLTPAERCFMWIAGFRPSDLIKMVLRHIEPLTEQQIMGVCVLQQSAQETEEALSHGLEALSHSVSNAIASGELSCTLNVNVADYMGQMAVAMDKLAAIEGFVRQAENLRQQTLQRLQEMLTTRQMARSLLAVAEYFHRLRALSSLWLSRPRQQDYNS from the exons ATGGCGGACGAGGCCGACGAGACCATCAACTCCAGCAACCAACTGCAGCAGCGCCAGCAGAACATGATCTCCTCCTTCGCTGCCACGCTTCTTCCTTCGTCTTCATCCTCCTCAGCGCAATCGATGCACGGAAGCTTTTCCAT GAAAAGCAAGGAGACTGGAGTTTATGACCTAGGAGAGTTGGATCAATCTCTATTCATGTACTTAAATGGGCAAGATCATTTAGCATCACCTCAAGAACACAGAC AGACGCTGAACATTTTTCCTTCTCGGCCCATGCATGAACACCCTTCCACCAAG GGTGGATTAGGCTTGGCTTCTCAAAGAAGTGGTGGCTCCCAAAAATCCTCAGAGTTGGACATGAACACCACCAACATTAAAGATGATTCTCCATCTGTGTCTGAGCGTGGAAAGGACATCAAAGCATCAGTGATCAAG AAGGAAGGGAGCAGGAAAGGCACAAGCACTGAACACGAAGGACCAAAGATACCAGACCCTAAG ATATTAAGAAGGCTTGCACAGAATAGGGAGGCCGCTAGGAAAAGTAGGCTTAGAAAAAAG GCTTATATACAGCAACTAGAGAGCAGCAGGATCAAACTTACTCAGCTTGAACATGAGCTTCAAAGAGCTAGAACTCAA GGTTTGCTGTTGGGTGGAGGAGCTGTCCTGGGGGACCAAGGACTTCCTACAAGCATAAGTGGTCTCAGCTCAG AAGCCGCCATGTTCGACATGGAGTACTTGCGATGGCTGGATGAGCAACAACGGGCGACGTGCGAGCTCCGGGCAGTGGTGCAGGAGCACCTGCCGGACTCAGAGCTGCAGATGTTCGTCGACAGCTGCCTCGCGCACCTCTGCCAGTTGACGCAACTCAAGGGTCTGATCATCAAGTCCGACGTCTTCCACCTCATCTCTGGCACCTGGCTGACCCCTGCCGAGCGCTGCTTCATGTGGATCGCCGGATTCCGCCCGTCCGACCTCATCAAG ATGGTGCTGAGGCACATCGAGCCGTTGACGGAGCAGCAGATAATGGGAGTCTGCGTGCTGCAGCAGTCGGCGCAGGAGACGGAGGAGGCGCTGAGCCATGGCCTCGAGGCCCTCAGCCACTCCGTCTCCAACGCCATTGCCTCCGGCGAGTTGAGTTGCACCCTCAACGTCAACGTGGCCGACTACATGGGGCAGATGGCCGTCGCCATGGACAAGCTCGCTGCCATCGAAGGCTTCGTAAGACAA GCCGAGAATTTGAGGCAGCAGACTCTGCAGAGGCTTCAAGAGATGTTGACGACGAGGCAGATGGCACGAAGTTTGCTGGCCGTCGCCGAGTACTTCCATCGGCTTCGAGCACTCAGCTCGCTGTGGCTTTCTCGACCAAGGCAGCAAGACTACAACTCATGA
- the LOC121974388 gene encoding exopolygalacturonase-like gives MKLLLLLCLMDCFLAVAQTSSGTFNVLNYGAMADGISDDNKAFMAAWKAACSFTGGVKLLIPKGTYLVGPVKFDGPCRNVSSITVSMEGYMKASTNLSKYVSGDDWIQFGWVHHLTLTGGGTFDGQGALSWPFNECSKTEKCKVLPSSIKFVYTEHTVMKSIKSLNSKFFHIVLLGCKNFWGSNIVAQAPSDSPNTDGFHIERSLGVNIYNSVITTGDDCISIGQSNEQVVISGITCGPGHGISVGSLGRYENEGDVKGLLIKDCTLSGTANGLRIKTWKNSPGKSSVSNLTFQNIILNSVANPIIIDQAYCPYAVCSSKVPSLVSIRDIIFSDIRGTSTTPVAVTLKCSSGVPCENVNLHDVHLRYVGGSPTIAECLNVQATYSGTQLPLPCN, from the exons ATGAAGCTCCTGCTTTTGCTGTGCTTGATGGATTGCTTCCTCGCCGTCGCCCAAACCAGCTCTGGTACCTTCAATGTCCTCAATTACGGCGCCATGGCCGACGGCATCAGTGATGACAACAAG GCATTCATGGCAGCATGGAAAGCAGCATGCTCCTTTACTGGTGGTGTCAAGCTTCTGATACCCAAAGGAACTTACCTTGTTGGCCCTGTTAAATTTGATGGCCCCTGCAGAAATGTCAGCTCCATTACTGTATCCATGGAG GGATACATGAAAGCCTCCACGAATTTGAGTAAATATGTCAGCGGCGATGATTGGATACAGTTTGGATGGGTGCATCATCTGACTTTAACAGGAGGGGGCACCTTTGATGGCCAAGGAGCTCTCTCCTGGCCTTTCAATGAGTGCTCCAAGACAGAAAAATGCAAAGTTCTACCTTCA TCGATCAAGTTTGTTTACACTGAACATACTGTGATGAAGAGCATAAAGTCATTGAACAGCAAGTTCTTCCACATTGTTTTGCTTGGCTGCAAGAACTTTTGGGGAAGCAATATTGTGGCTCAGGCTCCTTCCGACAGCCCTAACACAGATGGGTTTCACATCGAGAGGAGCTTGGGAGTAAACATTTATAACTCGGTGATCACGACCGGGGATGATTGCATCTCCATCGGACAAAGTAATGAGCAGGTAGTGATCAGTGGCATCACTTGTGGCCCAGGCCATGGAATCAG TGTCGGAAGCCTAGGAAGGTACGAGAACGAAGGAGACGTCAAGGGGCTCTTGATCAAAGACTGCACTCTATCAGGTACAGCAAATGGTTTGAGAATCAAGACATGGAAGAACTCTCCGGGAAAAAGTTCAGTAAGTAACTTGACCTTCCAGAACATCATCCTCAATAGTGTCGCAAACCCGATCATCATTGACCAGGCATACTGCCCCTACGCCGTCTGCTCATCCAAG GTGCCATCCTTAGTGAGCATTAGGGACATCATCTTTAGTGATATCAGGGGGACATCAACGACGCCGGTGGCGGTCACCCTCAAATGCAGTTCAGGGGTGCCATGTGAAAATGTCAATCTCCACGACGTCCATCTAAGGTACGTCGGTGGAAGTCCAACGATCGCCGAGTGTTTGAATGTTCAAGCGACATACTCAGGCACCCAACTGCCTCTGCCATGCAATTAG